One Plasmodium coatneyi strain Hackeri chromosome 14, complete sequence genomic window carries:
- a CDS encoding Nuclear protein gives MSAGVSNTSGNPRGRGGRGSKLSKNSHISQNAASVANSNNSANNANTQNTLHGLNPPSNKGFVVESEISDAGFQATDRSDDNNSTVDNDERNTLIHVLHSYEDFQKKNMHYGKVNPYRKRESQLSKMRKSIVKLFTISDIRLDESDPNGNANSSTYSNSVSNKRKNKANGSNFLTSRAAMWNEVEKNDDPEYDVKLESSKNKSILDIVTHNLSVLINDTINDKKGMTYIAILMIILSVLITCISGVITLFSNSTGEKNNFNLHTTKNNYDDINKFMNYIKLGNEENNRSDMLRLYQLLEEFKTSMNQNMSENMNTILINKKENHALYELNVNMENKLKELEKKLILNTKDIDYFKIHSKREVENFKKILQENYQSFQNKLKDYVKTVDTIKKDIHKKNSLINDVEKKMNKSQMDIKKDVSDRVENEKRGLLNTISELQKKIQWIESKLAVHGSIPHDSFQLDSASQGGSKQQGSTHERQIEQRITTWNEEHAGLMQDIQKELDLLKESAKKSTNFLDDVFPSFEHKILKNVENKIKYYLEMYKKDIINEITESKVIYNEEKYKTITLKQEKMQSELLKTISSQVKAQTKIIKDDLSKSLHTMVDQKQIKIDSDYPVKSAKVNYDSLDMLQKKVDELYNEFILDYNEIDWALESLGARIVYKMTSSPLNRNDFIEKFLNQIASYLPSEEIYGMIKPMGKDPSIILKPSNFPGDCFSFNGSKGKITIHLPATIDVSSISIQHVHENISNNSNATPKYFSVYGVVDSNWPEHFESQDINYDDFKNSSLYSCLHSVYGNLQPREILDKWLKGNKNPGLLHLGDFYFDRKKRISTYPTKHCFPMKRIIFEFTENYGAPYTCVYRLKVHGKRCIRKFK, from the exons AACAAAGGTTTCGTTGTGGAGAGTGAAATCTCGGACGCCGGCTTCCAGGCCACAGATCGCTCAGACGATAACAACAGCACAGTCGACAATGACGAGCGAAACACGCTAATACATGTGCTACACAGCTATGAAGACTtccagaagaaaaatatgcactACGGGAAGGTAAACCCGTACAGAAAAAGGGAGTCCCAATTAAGCAAAATGAGAAAGTCGATAGTCAAGTTATTTACCATCAGTGATATACGCCTAGACGAGAGTGACCCCAATGGGAACGCAAATAGCAGCACCTATTCCAATAGTGTTTctaataaaaggaagaacaaagcAAACGGTTCGAATTTCCTAACCAGCAGAGCAGCAATGTGGAATGAAGTCGAAAAAAACGACGACCCAGAATACGACGTAAAATTAGAAAgctcaaaaaataaatccatCCTTGATATCGTAACACATAATTTAAGTGTCCTAATAAATGATACcataaatgataaaaaaggaatgaccTACATAGCCATTTTGATGATTATTCTGTCTGTGTTGATTACCTGCATTTCGGGAGTGATCACCCTGTTCAGCAACTcaacaggagaaaaaaataattttaatttacacacaacgaaaaataattatgatgatataaataaatttatgaATTACATAAAATTGGGAAATGAAGAGAACAATCGGAGTGACATGTTAAGACTGTACCAACTGCTAGAAGAATTCAAAACGAGTATGAACCAAAATATGagtgaaaatatgaacaccATTTTGattaacaaaaaggagaatcaTGCATTATACGAATTAAATGTTAacatggaaaataaattaaaagagcTGGAAAAGAAACTGATCCTTAATACGAAGGATATTGACTACTTTAAAATTCATTCCAAGAGAgaggtggaaaattttaaaaaaatattgcagGAAAATTACCAGTCTTTTCAAAACAAACTTAAGGATTACGTTAAAACGGTCGACACAATTAAGAAGGATATTCATAAAAAGAATTCCCTCATCAAtgatgtggaaaaaaaaatgaacaaaagtCAAATGGATATTAAGAAGGACGTGTCTGATCGGGTGGAGAATGAGAAAAGGGGCCTCCTCAACACCATCAGCGAGCTACAAAAGAAAATCCAGTGGATTGAATCTAAGCTCGCTGTTCATGGGTCGATTCCTCATGACTCCTTCCAGTTGGATAGCGCATCACAGGGAGGATCGAAACAACAGGGATCGACACACGAAAGACAAATCGAGCAGCGCATCACCACGTGGAACGAAGAACATGCAGGCCTCATGCAGGATATACAGAAAGAACTAGATCTACTAAAAgagagtgcaaaaaaatcGACCAACTTTTTAGATGATGTCTTCCCCTCATTTgaacataaaatattaaaaaatgtggaaaacaaaattaaataCTACCtagaaatgtacaaaaaggaCATCATAAATGAAATCACCGAATCGAAGGTgatatataatgaagaaaaatacaaaaccATAACCTTGAAGCAAGAGAAAATGCAATCCGAGCTGTTAAAGACGATTAGCAGTCAAGTAAAAGCACAAacgaaaattataaaagaCGATTTGAGTAAGTCTCTGCACACCATGGTAGATCagaagcaaataaaaattgacAGTGACTATCCAGTTAAAAGTGCCAAAGTCAATTATGACTCCCTAGATatgctacaaaaaaaagtagacgAACTGTACAACGAATTCATCTTAGATTATAACGAAATCGATTGGGCTTTAGAATCTTTAGGAGCCAGAATCGTTTACAAAATGACAAGTTCGCCTCTCAATCGAAATGACTTCATCGAGAAGTTTCTAAATCAAATTGCTTCCTACCTACCATCGGAAGAAATATACGGAATGATCAAACCGATGGGAAAAGATCCGTCTATCATTTTAAAGCCTTCAAATTTCCCAGGCGATTGTTTCTCCTTCAAtggaagtaaaggaaaaataacaattCACCTGCCAGCCACTATTGACGTCTCATCCATTTCTATACAGCATGTGCATGAAAATATTAGTAACAATTCTAATGCGACTCCTAAGTATTTTTCAGTTTACGGTGTCGTGGATTCAAATTGGCCTGAGCACTTTGAATCACAGGATATTAACTATGATGACTTTAAAAACAGCTCCCTGTACTCTTGCCTTCACTCCGTTTATGGGAATTTGCAGCCCAGGGAAATTCTGGACAAGTGGCtcaagggaaacaaaaaccCGGGCCTCCTGCACCTCGGCGATTTCTACTTCGATCGCAAGAAACGGATTTCCACCTACCCAACGAAGCACTGTTTCCCGATGAAGCG AATAATTTTCGAGTTCACGGAAAACTATGGTGCACCTTACACATGCGTCTACAGACTGAAGGTACATGGAAAAAGATGCATCCGGAAATTCAAGTAG
- a CDS encoding Cyclophilin: MLNKGFTATKIIGKRCFQWWDNLNTSWKFAIGFSVLFPPLWNYNERRKAREKQVYYNKSIKDYVFFDIAIENKYVGRVLIGLYSEQVPLSVENFIQLAEGYKVKDKYIGYRNTFIHKIYPGIGLVGGNVLNDKEGLSIYGKKFPDENFDMEFVQDGDVALFNEGPHSNSSQFIITFSPMPILHKHNVVIGTVLKGMDIIRMIENVGTKLGNPMYNVKIINCGLYRSLEQDGPPFFNMMHMSDKGNKNIISKKEFENLSEQQRQSLMEEIGKSEKQK; the protein is encoded by the coding sequence ATGCTTAACAAAGGCTTCACGGCAACGAAAATAATAGGGAAGAGGTGTTTCCAGTGGTGGGATAATCTGAACACGTCGTGGAAATTCGCAATCGGTTTTTCAGTTCTCTTTCCACCCCTCTGGAATTacaatgaaagaaggaaagcaagAGAAAAACAGGTGTACTACAACAAATCGATAAAAGATTATGTGTTTTTTGACATAGCtatagaaaataaatatgtaggaAGAGTCTTGATAGGGTTATACTCTGAGCAAGTACCTCTATcagttgaaaattttattcaactTGCAGAGGGGTACAAAGTTAAAGACAAATATATTGGGTATAGAAATACCTTCATTCATAAAATTTACCCAGGAATTGGGCTAGTAGGAGGGAATGTGTTAAACGATAAGGAAGGCCTAAGTATTTATGGCAAGAAATTCCCTGATGAAAATTTCGACATGGAATTTGTACAAGATGGTGACGTGGCGTTGTTTAATGAAGGCCCTCATAGCAACTCCTCCCAGTTTATTATAACCTTTTCCCCAATGCCAATATTACACAAGCACAATGTAGTTATTGGCACTGTTTTGAAAGGGATGGATATAATTCGGATGATTGAAAATGTGGGAACCAAGTTAGGAAATCCCATGTATaacgtaaaaattattaactgCGGTTTGTACAGAAGCTTGGAACAGGATggccctccttttttcaacATGATGCACATGTCAGACAAGGgcaacaaaaatattatttccAAAAAGGAGTTTGAAAATTTGTCTGAACAGCAGAGACAGTCCTTAATGGAAGAAATTGGCAAAtcggaaaaacaaaaatga